The window TCCAGACGGCCAGTGGTGTGCTTCGACGAAAGCCCGGTGCAACTCATCGGCGAGGTGCGTCAGCCCATTCCGGCCAAGCCCGGCCACCTCGAACGTTACGATTATGAGTATCGTCGCAATGGCACGGTCAATCTCTTCGTTCTCTTCGACGTGCATCGCCCCTGGCGCAAGGTCAAGGTCACCGAGCGGCACGAGATTACGCCCAATGCATGCGTGATCTCGTCGACATCCATTATCCCGACGCCGAGATCATCCGGGTCGTCCAGGACAATTTATCGACCCACTCCGCCGGCGCCCTCTATCAGGCGTTCCCGCCCGCCGAAGCCAGGCGGATTTTGCGACGGCTCGAGTTCCACTACACCCCAAAGCACGCAAGTTGGCTCAACATGGTCGAGATCGAAATCGGCGTCCTGCGAGGCCAGTGCCTGGATCGCAGGATTGACGACCCCAAGCGACTGCGCCGCGAAATCACCGCCTGGGAACGACAACGAAATGCCGCCCGCTCCCGCATCAAATGGGTGTTCACAACAGACAAGGCTCGCGCCAAAATGGCAGGCGCCTATCCCGCCACTTCCAAAGAGTCATAATCACTGTGACGAGGTACTAGACGCAGATCTCACGCGGGCCCACGCCAAGCGCAGCGCGTGCCGCAACACGCAGTGCCCATCGAGACGACACGGAGTCGTCGTCAATATTCCGGCGGCACCACCGGCGGACGATCCTGATGGTCTAGGAGCCCAACCTGTTCCAGCACCGAGTGAATAAAATGCGGGGCGCCCGCCTCATGGGGAGACAGCCCATAGAATTCCTGCGCCGCCATCGAGACAAACTGCTCCTGCTGTTCCCGCGGAATCTGCTCTAGGGCTTCCCTCGCTTTTGCGGCGAACTCGGCCGACACTACCTGAGTTTCCAAAAAGCGATCATGTTGGGTGGGATTTCGGCGCAAATGCTCCAGCCAATTCGCTGTGTGTTCGTCTTCGTCCGGGTGGACGAGAGGTATCAGTTGTTCGACGCGATCTTTCAACCACAGGGCGCCGTCCTTGTCGGTACTCAGGTCCTCTCTCTCCACCTGGACGTGCGCCCACGCGCTGTCTTTCAGCCGCACCGCCGGGCCGTTCGACCAGCCGTCCTGCACGATGGTCGTCTCTCCATCGCGTTCGTTGCCGCGGCGTAGCTCGTTCCATGCGTGTCCAGTTCGCGTGGCCGAGATGGTGTGATCGGCGTTCAGTTCCATAATTTCCACCTCGCCGCCTGCATTCACGACCGATTCACCATCGCGCAAATGCGGCGCGTGCGAGACTGCAGCGAGGCGCGCGAATTGATCGCAAAAGCCTGCGCCCAGCGCGCCCGCCAATGCCATCTGGTTGTTGCGATCGAGTCCGCGGTAGGCCAGACGTGAGGCTACGACGTTGTGCCCGTGGGACGGCTCGCCATCCGCATGAACGTTGCCGCGTCCGTGCCTGAGCAGCAGGCGAACGTCGTGCACTGTCTGACCGGCCGCGGTGATCCGAGCGGGGCTTCTGACCGGATCGCCAGTCATCATGGCCGCAATGAGGTAGGCGAGTTGCTGCATCTCATGTCGCTGTAGTGCCACACCGCGTCGTTGTTGCAACGTGTTCGGCGACGTTCCCAGAGCGACTCGGGGAGCCATCGGGGCCGGTCCCGATGCCGTCGAAATTAGCGCGGACCATTGGCGATCGCTGGCGCTGCGGGCCGTTGAGTGCGATGCGCCGTCGGCGCTCGAACTATCATAAGGCGAGGCCACTACTGAAGGCTTTGAACAACAAATTCCCACAAGCAATCTCCTTTATGCTGATGAAATTTCACTGCACCAATGCTCCTACAGAGGAGCTCAGGCGGCACCGTTAAGCCAACGGATTGGAGCGGCTGGGATATCCCCTTCGCGCCCGGCACGCGGAAAACGGAACATGATAGCCTTCATGCACATTCCCGTTAGTCTATCTAGACTCTCATTCCGCCGGTCCTCCGCGGAAATTGAGCGCCCGCGCCACGTACCAAGAAAGATCATCGTCGGACGACTCTGACTCGACACATCCTTCGTCTTCGTCGCTACTTCGTTCAGCGGGATCCTCGCTCTCGGCTTGAAGATACAGCCGGGGCTTGTCTGCCCGCTGCCATTCACCCTGGTTGTTCATCGTCCACTTATCGGACCGTCGAGGGTCAAGCACGAACTGGTTCTACCCCACGTCAACAAAGCCCATCTGCTCCAGACGGGGCTTCGCCGCATCGTTGTGGGTTGGCTGGATGAACATGTGATTCTGCTATCCACGCGATTCGCTCTTATCGACTGATCTGCGCTGTAGTCAATATCGGTCTTCTTAGGACTTGCTAGCAGGGTAAGCGAGCAATCTGACAACAAGCTGACGCACAGAAGAGTGCAGAGCCGGCCCCGGAATTCTGCACAGGGCGATAAGTGGAGTTTCTGCCTGACAGCGGGCACGCTGTGCCTGCGAATCAGGAGCGACAATGAGCAGAAGAACACGCCGGAACCACACACCGGCCTTCAAGGCGAAGGTGGCGCTCGCCGCCGTGAAGGGCGATCGAACGCTGGCTCAGCTTGCCGAGCAGTTCGACGTCCACCCCAATCAGATCACGGCGTGGAAGGCTCAGCTTGAAAGCAAGGCCGCCGATGCGTTCGGTCCCGGCGGCGGCTCCGGAGCGGAACAAGCAGCCATCGATGTGAAGTCGCTGCACGCCAAGATCGGCGAACTGACGCTGGAGAACGATTCCTAAGAAACGGCAGCATCTACTTTTCGGCTCCAAGGGATGGAGAACAAAGCCGAATGGCTTGGACGCCGATGCAAATTGTTGACCACTCGCGTCCGGTAACGCGTCTCGTAGGACGAGGCTTTGGGATCGACATAGTCCATTCCTTATCGCACAGCATTGTAGAACAGAACTGCGATCTTCCGGGCCGTGGCGGTCACGGCCTTGGCCTTGCCGATGCGCACTGAGAGCCGTCTATAAAAGGCGCCGAGCGCAGTGTCTGTACGCCCCACGGTCACGGCAGCAAGGCGCAGAAGTGCCGCCGCTCGGCCGCCGGATCGGCGCGTTCGGGACGAGAGCATTTTGCCGCCGGAGACCTTGTTGCTCGGCGCCAGTCCCAGCCAGGAGGTAAAAGGGATGTTCGCTGTTATCCATCACATCATCCCGGTACGTCGATGTGGGCAACTGAGCCATTCGTACACGAAAGCTGCCGGCAACGGAAAAGCATCCCAATTGCCAGTTAGCGCCAGGGAAAGGTCGGGGCTTCCACAACATAGCCCGCCTTGGTCGTCACCCGCATGAGTTCGGCATAGCCCATTTCGGCCATTCTGAGCGGCGGATTCTTCCTCGGATCCTGCTCGGCCTCAACAACGAACCAGCCCTCATAGCCATAGCCAGCGAGCTTCTGCACGATTGCGCCGAAATCCAGCGAGCCGTCGCCGGGAACAGTGAAGGCGCCCAGCGCGACGGCGTCGAGGAAAGATTGCGTCCTCCAATCGAGCGCTTTGATGACGGGGCCGCGGATATCCTTCACATGCACGTGGTTGATGCGCTTGTGGTGGTTGTCGATGACGCGCAGCACGTCGCCGCCCGCGAAGGCCAAGTGGCCAGCGTCGAACAGCAACGGGATGCCTTCTCCCGAACACTTCATAAAGGTATCAAGTTCGTGCTCGAACTGCACAACCGCGGCCATGTGATGATGGTAGGAGAGCGGCATGCCCTGCCCAGCGCACCATTCACCAAACTCGGTCATCCTCCTGGCATAGGCCTTCATGTCGGCGTCGCTCAGCACTGGCTTGGTCGCTAGAGGCCTTGAGCGATCGCTCTGGATCGAATGGCCAACTTCACCATAGACGATGCAGGGTGCGTTCACGGCCTTGAACAGATCAATCATTGGCTGGATGCGATGCTTGTTGGTCGCGATGTCTTCGTTGACGAGCGTGCCAGAGAACCAGCCGCCGCACAGCGCAACGTTAACCATCTTTAGAATCGACGACATGACCGTCGGATCGTCGGGGAAGCGGCGGCCCTTCTCGATGCCGGTGAAGCCGGCCGAGCGAGATTGGCGTAAACATTCTTCAAGCGAAACATCGTCGCTCAATTCGGGAAGATCGTCATTCCACCACGCGATGGGGGATATGCCCAGTTTGGCCTTCACGTGATACTCCTATCAGCCTAGGAGAGCCCTGAGCCAATTCTCATCTCTGCGTCGCAGTTCGCTGGTTCTCGGCTTGCCGAAGGGCGGGACTGTCCGGCGGACCAGCGGCGATGCTTCTGCAACCCGCGACATCGTCGAGCGATGGATGGATGGGAATTCGCGCAAAGGTGCATTGCCACTTCTAATTCCCGACGCGTTGTTGCTTCACTGCTTGCTCATAGGCCTTGCGCGCTTCCTGCACCTGCTCGCGCGAGCTGACTTCCGGAACCACGACATCCCACCAGTGTCCGCCAGCCTCGGTCGTGACGAGAGGATCCGTATCGATCACGATGACGGTGGTGCGGTCGTTCACTTTCGATTTCTCCAGAGCTGCTTCCAGCTCGGCGATCGATGCTACATGTTCCGAGAATGCGCCCATGCTCGCGGCATGTGCAGCAAAGTCAATCTTCGGCAGCGTATCGTGCTGGCTGTCCTTCAACAGATTATTAAAGTTAGCGCCGCCGGTTGCCATCTGGAGCCGGTTGATGCAGCTGAACCCGCCGTTGTCGAGTACGACGATGGTGAGCTTCAGGCCCAGCATGACGGAGGTGGCGATCTCAGAATTCAGCATCAGATACGAACCGTCGCCGACCGGGATTACGATCTGCTCGTTGGGCCGCGCCAGCTTGACGCCAAGGCCCGCCGCGATCTCATAACCCATAGTCGAGAAGCCATAATCGACGTGATAGGAGCCGGGACGGCTCGCCTTCCACAATTTGTGCAACTCGCCGGGGAGACTGCCTGCAGCCTGCACCAGCACGACGTACGATCCAAAAACGCGATCGAGTGCGCCAATGACCTGTGCGTCAGACGGAAACTGTGCATTCGTGCTGGCTCGCGCGGTGTCTGCTTCCACCTGCCAAGTGGTCTTGCCCTTCTCCGCCTTGCCGGTCCAGCGCACGGGTGCTTTGTAGCCCTTCAACGCGGCCAGAAGCTCGTCCAGTCCTCCGCGCGCATCCGTCACGAGTGGCAGCGCGCGATGCTTGTGGGCGTCGAACGGTTGTACGTTGAGGCCGACGATGGTTTTCCCGTCGTTCTTGAACAATGCCCACGACCCCGTGGTGAAATCCTGCAGGCGCGTACCGACCGCCAGGATCAGGTCGGCCTCCTCGGCAAGGCGGTTGGACGCCGATGTACCGGTGACGCCGATGGCGCCCATGTTCAAGGGATGGTCATCCGGCAACGACGACTTGCCGGCTTGGGTTTCGCAGACAGGAATTCCCGTTGCCTCGGCGAAGTTTGTCAGCGCGGCGGACGCCTCGGAATAGAGCACGCCCCCGCCGGCGATGATCAACGGCTTCTCCGCAGCCATCAGCGCCTCGGCTGCTACTGTGAGCTCGCCCAAATCGGCGCGCGGACGTCTTGGCATCCACATCCGCTCCTCGAAAAAGCTCTCGGGGTAGTCGTAGGCTTCCGCCTGCACGTCCTGGCACAATGCCAGCGTCACCGGCCCGCATTCGGCCGGGTCGGTCAACACCTGCATAGCCCGGTTCAACGCCGGAATGATCTGTTCAGGTCGAACGATACGGTCAAAATAGCGAGACACCGGCCTGAAGCAGTCGTTCACGGTCGCCGTGCCGTCGGTGAAATTCTCGGCTTGCTGCAAAACCGGGTCCGGGATGCGGTTAGCGAAGGCGTCGCCGGGCAACAGCAGGACAGGCAAGCGGTTGACGTATGCCATGCCTGCGGCGGTCAACAGATTGAGTGCGCCTGGTCCGATCGAGGTCGTCACTGCCATGAAACGGCGGCGGAAATTCGCCTTGCCGTAGGCGATCGCCGCATGCGCCATCGCTTGTTCATTGTGAGCACGGAAAGTCGGCTGTTTGTAACGCACGGCATAAAGTGCTTCGCCCAGACCGGCGACGTTGCCGTGACCGAAGATCGCCCAGACGCCGCCGAAGATCGGTACCACCCTGCCATCAATTTTGGTCCGCTGGCACGTCATGAAACGTATGAGGGCTTGTGCCATCGTCAAGCGGGTCGTCTTGGGCATGAAATTGCTCCAGCAGAAGTTTATGCCGCCTTGCGCTCGCGGGAGGCTAGCCATGCTTGGCTCAGTCGCTCGAAACGAGCGGCCATGTTGGCGATCGCCTCCTCATCTGACATCTTGCCCGCCAACCACTCTTCGGCGGCATGGGCGATGATCGTGCGCCCGACGGCGAAGCCCTTGATGATCGGAACGTGCGCCGTCGCCACAAACGCTGCCTCGAGCTGGTCCTGCGGTGCTTCCAGTCCGAGCAGCATAACGCCCCTGCACCAAGAGGCGTGCTTGACGATGGTCGCTTCGATCCGTACCCAGGCGGTGGCGGAAACCTGCGGTTCAAGCTTCCACGACTCCGGCTTGATGCCCAGCGCGTAGAGTTCGTCGAGTGCGCGCGGGATCGTGTCGTCCTGCAGCGTGCCGTGCTTGCCGGCGATAATCTCGATGAGGAACTCGCGGCCGACCTTGTGCGATGCGTCGAAGAGCGCGCGAAGCTTTTCCTGCTGTTCCTTCTTCAGTGGCGCGGGATCGTCGGCATGACAGAAGCACAAGCACTTGATGCAGTGATCGAGCGGCCAGCCGATCAACTGAGATCCGATGTCCTGTGAGAACTCGAAACGCAGCGGCCGCGAACCTGGCAGCTCGACCGGCCGGCCGAGCCAGGAGAACGGATGGCGCGCGAATTCGAACAACGCTTCGCGGCCGAAGCGCTCGTCGATCAGCATACCGTAGTCGTCGCGTCCGGCAGCCACTCGGACTGCTGCCTTTACCGCCAACACCTTGAAGGCATTGATGCGCGAGGGCTCTGCGTCCACCCTCACGGCGACCTCCTCGAGCTGGCTGCGGTGATCGCACGCCAGCGCCATGACCGAGGGGATCTCGCGCCGTCGCGTCGTGGCCCAATGGATGTGGTTGATCGTCTCGTCCTTGCGCAGCGCGGTGAACGGGCTGCCGTGCTCGAGGAAATATCGTAGCTCCTCGAACGTTGGATACTCGGGCGCGCATAGCAGCCGCGACACGGCAAATGCGCCGCAGGCATTCGCCCAGGTCGCTGCCGTGGCGAGGCTTTCACCGCCCAGCCAGCCGCGCAGGAAGCCCGACATGAAGGCGTCGCCGGAGCCGAGCACGCTGAAGACTTCGATAGGGAAGCCCTCGCCGAAAATGCCATCCTCGAGATTGTCGCTGATGTTGCCATCATAGACGACACAGCCCATGGCGCCCCGCTTCAGCACGATGGTCGCATCGGAAAGCGCCCGTATCGCCTTCAAAGAGCCAACAACGTCATCCTCTCCGGTGGCTATTCGAATTTCCTCCTCGGTCCCAACGATTAGGTCGCAGTCGGCGAGCACGGCACGAAGCTTGTTGGAAACGGCATCCGATTTCACATAGCGTTCGGCCGCATACCCGGCAAGGCCCCACAGGTTCGGCCGGCAATCGATGTCAAACACCACCTTGCCACCCGACGCCTTGATCGCCTTGAGCTGGGCGGCTTCCGGAGCGGAGAAGTGCGTACCGGTCACCACGATTGATCGCGCGGAGGCAATGAAGCTCCGATCGACGTCCTCAGGCGAGAGCGCCATGTCGGCGCGATCCGGGCGGACGAAAATCATCGGCGAAACGCCTTCGTCCTCGACGGCGAGCAGGACCAGCGCACTCAGTCGGTCCGGATCGCTCTTCAGCGCCTCGACATTCACACCCTGACGTATCAGTTGCTCGCGGATGAAGGATCCCATTTGCTCGCCGCCGACGCGGCTCAGCAGCGCCGAAGGCAGGCCGAGCTGCGCCGTGCCGACCGCTATGTTAGCCGGACACCCGCCAACCGATTTGGCAAAGGAGGCGACGTCTTCGAGCCGCGAGCCAATCTGCAGGCCGTAAAGGTCCACAGAAGCCCGACCGATGGTGACAACATCGAGCTGCCTAGCTCTGGCGATCTCAACCAAAGCGACCTCCTAGCTATGAAATGGCCCTTTCGTATTTGAAACACTGGTCTTTTTTGGTCAAGATGAAATGTTTATAGCATAAATGTCGGGCCCTACTTTTGATGACGGATCTCCGCGACGCGAATAGCCAGCGCGGCCACCAGGGACGTGCTGGCAGCCAGGGAGGGCAATCCTCCAAAATCTGACTCCGCCACCTCGAACCGCACATTCGAAAGGTCCGAAAGCGGTGAGAATGCACTGTCGCTGATCCCGACTGTGGGGACTCCCCGAACTGCAAGAGTGGCGGCGTAGGATGGTCTCCTGGGGGTGAAAAACTTATGGCTATGGCGGCGGCGTGCGGCGTTGCGAAAGAAATGGTCTCGGGATCAAGTCCCGACGATGAATCGATCAGAACATTCCTGGCCTTTAGTAGCTTCCCCAATATGTAGGCAAGATAGCTTGCGACGGGGAACGATCATCGTTTGGCAAGTACATATATTACATTAGCACCAGATAGAATTTTTGTTGCCTGGTCAAAGCGGTCTCTCTCAATCGAATCGGCAAGCGTATCTATCGATTGTATCGATGCATGCATCAGGCCTTTCAGGACGTGGACGCCTTCACCTTCTGCTCCAATCATTTTCAGCGAGGTAAGGCGCTAATCACAGGAGATGTTACGGTCGCGAAGCCGTTCGCGGTATACCGATTGAAGCTTGGTGACTCCCTCAAATCCAAAGTGTTTCGCGAAACGAACCAAGGTCGATGCCTGAACGCCGGCTGAAGCGGCAATGCTGGCGGCGGTACCGAGGGCGACGTCGTTTGGATTGTCCAACGAATATGCGGCGACCTGCCTGATCCATTTGGCATTCTTGTGCGTTGGTCGAGGATACGCTGCCGCAGCTCTTCAAAACCCGCTGGCGGCCCACGGCGGGTTTCGTCTGTCAAATTCACGTTCACCTACACACCAGATATTCCATTTCGGCTGTAACACGGCACCAGTGCCATGGGCATGTGGTCAACGCGTCAGCGTTGTCCACCATGTTAGCGTCGATTGGTCGTCCGGCTCGGTCGTCGGCTTCTCGGCGATGGTGGCCGCGAGCTTAGCTCAGCCTCGACGTGGGGCAAAGTCGTTTATCCCGACCTCACGCACCTGCCGGCGGTCGTCCCGGTCCTGATCGGTATGGGCTGTTTGCCGGTGCCATCAACGGCGCGCTCATTGTCTACACCAAGATCCCGCCGTTCATTGCCACGCTTGGTATTATGGTGTCTGCCCGCGGATTGGCGAAGTGGTATACTAAGGGGCAGCCGATTTCGGGTCTGATGGCTTCACCTTCTTTGGTAGTGGCATAGCACCAGTTATCGTCTTCCTGG of the Bradyrhizobium quebecense genome contains:
- a CDS encoding type III secretion protein, whose amino-acid sequence is MQQLAYLIAAMMTGDPVRSPARITAAGQTVHDVRLLLRHGRGNVHADGEPSHGHNVVASRLAYRGLDRNNQMALAGALGAGFCDQFARLAAVSHAPHLRDGESVVNAGGEVEIMELNADHTISATRTGHAWNELRRGNERDGETTIVQDGWSNGPAVRLKDSAWAHVQVEREDLSTDKDGALWLKDRVEQLIPLVHPDEDEHTANWLEHLRRNPTQHDRFLETQVVSAEFAAKAREALEQIPREQQEQFVSMAAQEFYGLSPHEAGAPHFIHSVLEQVGLLDHQDRPPVVPPEY
- the iolE gene encoding myo-inosose-2 dehydratase, yielding MKAKLGISPIAWWNDDLPELSDDVSLEECLRQSRSAGFTGIEKGRRFPDDPTVMSSILKMVNVALCGGWFSGTLVNEDIATNKHRIQPMIDLFKAVNAPCIVYGEVGHSIQSDRSRPLATKPVLSDADMKAYARRMTEFGEWCAGQGMPLSYHHHMAAVVQFEHELDTFMKCSGEGIPLLFDAGHLAFAGGDVLRVIDNHHKRINHVHVKDIRGPVIKALDWRTQSFLDAVALGAFTVPGDGSLDFGAIVQKLAGYGYEGWFVVEAEQDPRKNPPLRMAEMGYAELMRVTTKAGYVVEAPTFPWR
- the iolD gene encoding 3D-(3,5/4)-trihydroxycyclohexane-1,2-dione acylhydrolase (decyclizing), which translates into the protein MPKTTRLTMAQALIRFMTCQRTKIDGRVVPIFGGVWAIFGHGNVAGLGEALYAVRYKQPTFRAHNEQAMAHAAIAYGKANFRRRFMAVTTSIGPGALNLLTAAGMAYVNRLPVLLLPGDAFANRIPDPVLQQAENFTDGTATVNDCFRPVSRYFDRIVRPEQIIPALNRAMQVLTDPAECGPVTLALCQDVQAEAYDYPESFFEERMWMPRRPRADLGELTVAAEALMAAEKPLIIAGGGVLYSEASAALTNFAEATGIPVCETQAGKSSLPDDHPLNMGAIGVTGTSASNRLAEEADLILAVGTRLQDFTTGSWALFKNDGKTIVGLNVQPFDAHKHRALPLVTDARGGLDELLAALKGYKAPVRWTGKAEKGKTTWQVEADTARASTNAQFPSDAQVIGALDRVFGSYVVLVQAAGSLPGELHKLWKASRPGSYHVDYGFSTMGYEIAAGLGVKLARPNEQIVIPVGDGSYLMLNSEIATSVMLGLKLTIVVLDNGGFSCINRLQMATGGANFNNLLKDSQHDTLPKIDFAAHAASMGAFSEHVASIAELEAALEKSKVNDRTTVIVIDTDPLVTTEAGGHWWDVVVPEVSSREQVQEARKAYEQAVKQQRVGN
- a CDS encoding bifunctional 5-dehydro-2-deoxygluconokinase/5-dehydro-2-deoxyphosphogluconate aldolase, whose translation is MVEIARARQLDVVTIGRASVDLYGLQIGSRLEDVASFAKSVGGCPANIAVGTAQLGLPSALLSRVGGEQMGSFIREQLIRQGVNVEALKSDPDRLSALVLLAVEDEGVSPMIFVRPDRADMALSPEDVDRSFIASARSIVVTGTHFSAPEAAQLKAIKASGGKVVFDIDCRPNLWGLAGYAAERYVKSDAVSNKLRAVLADCDLIVGTEEEIRIATGEDDVVGSLKAIRALSDATIVLKRGAMGCVVYDGNISDNLEDGIFGEGFPIEVFSVLGSGDAFMSGFLRGWLGGESLATAATWANACGAFAVSRLLCAPEYPTFEELRYFLEHGSPFTALRKDETINHIHWATTRRREIPSVMALACDHRSQLEEVAVRVDAEPSRINAFKVLAVKAAVRVAAGRDDYGMLIDERFGREALFEFARHPFSWLGRPVELPGSRPLRFEFSQDIGSQLIGWPLDHCIKCLCFCHADDPAPLKKEQQEKLRALFDASHKVGREFLIEIIAGKHGTLQDDTIPRALDELYALGIKPESWKLEPQVSATAWVRIEATIVKHASWCRGVMLLGLEAPQDQLEAAFVATAHVPIIKGFAVGRTIIAHAAEEWLAGKMSDEEAIANMAARFERLSQAWLASRERKAA